In the genome of Blastopirellula marina, one region contains:
- the yacG gene encoding DNA gyrase inhibitor YacG — protein MAPLRCPTCRHMFESDYTVAMPFCSERCRQIDLGHWLDEEHSLPLDIEKHLEEQANQPIENDADEDEESW, from the coding sequence ATGGCTCCCCTGCGCTGTCCCACGTGCCGTCACATGTTCGAGAGTGACTACACGGTTGCGATGCCATTTTGCAGCGAACGATGCCGCCAGATCGATTTGGGGCATTGGCTCGATGAAGAGCACTCGCTGCCTCTGGATATCGAAAAGCATCTGGAGGAACAAGCCAACCAACCAATCGAAAACGACGCCGACGAAGACGAAGAATCGTGGTAG
- a CDS encoding FmdB family zinc ribbon protein, translating into MPTYEYQCDACNHKFEEFQSISADPLTKCPECKKKKLRRLFSTGGGLLFKGSGFYITDYRSDSYKKSAEKGSKSSESSKPAKKSDSKGSSSSNSSSS; encoded by the coding sequence ATGCCCACCTACGAATACCAGTGCGACGCTTGCAATCACAAATTTGAGGAATTCCAGTCGATTTCGGCCGATCCTCTGACCAAATGCCCAGAGTGCAAGAAGAAGAAACTGCGTCGTCTGTTCAGCACCGGCGGTGGACTGCTATTCAAGGGATCTGGTTTTTACATCACCGATTACCGCAGCGATTCGTATAAGAAGAGCGCTGAAAAGGGCTCGAAAAGTAGCGAATCGTCCAAGCCCGCTAAGAAAAGTGACTCGAAGGGAAGCTCTAGCTCGAATTCGTCGTCCAGCTAG
- the grpE gene encoding nucleotide exchange factor GrpE, with the protein MAAEHPKMDPSEDPTQSENNPQGDAAGDSADAFFAASDAEIDQLKQELVDAEKRVLIAQADLENFRKRMRREREDELKYANSPLLSDLLPVVDNLQRGIESAEKTEVANGILDGIKIVEKQLLEAMKKRGCEPIDAQGQPFDPNLHDAILQQPSADVEPGTVLHVAQVGYKLFERVIRPSQVIVSKAPE; encoded by the coding sequence GTGGCTGCAGAACATCCTAAAATGGATCCTTCCGAAGACCCAACCCAATCCGAAAACAATCCGCAAGGCGACGCGGCTGGTGATTCGGCCGATGCTTTTTTCGCTGCCTCCGATGCGGAAATCGATCAACTCAAACAAGAGCTTGTCGATGCCGAGAAACGCGTGTTGATCGCTCAAGCCGATCTCGAAAACTTCCGCAAGCGGATGCGTCGCGAACGGGAAGACGAACTGAAGTACGCCAACTCTCCGCTTCTTTCCGATCTCTTGCCGGTTGTCGACAATCTTCAACGGGGAATCGAATCGGCCGAGAAAACCGAAGTCGCTAACGGAATCCTCGACGGGATCAAGATCGTCGAAAAGCAGTTGCTGGAAGCGATGAAGAAGCGTGGCTGCGAACCGATCGACGCCCAGGGGCAACCGTTCGATCCGAACCTGCACGATGCCATCTTGCAGCAGCCCAGCGCCGACGTCGAACCGGGTACGGTACTGCATGTCGCCCAGGTTGGGTACAAGCTGTTTGAACGTGTCATTCGCCCTAGCCAGGTTATCGTATCGAAGGCTCCCGAATAA
- the dnaJ gene encoding molecular chaperone DnaJ: MATKIDYYEVLGVERSASQGEISKAYRKLAIKYHPDSNPGDEDAVVRFKAAAEAYEVLSDSDKRARYDQYGHAGVEGGNQRSSFHDVEDIMEAFGDIFGGGVFSDIFGRGGGRGGRRRVRKGADIQVRVTLDLEEAATGVQREIQVDRRVACGPCNGSGAKPGSQPEPCNRCGGLGQVVQQAGILRVQTTCPSCGGQGTIISDPCPECRGNGFTTRRVNMDVSIPAGVDDGMRVRLAGEGQPSPDGGPPGDCYCHISIRKHRIFEREGDHLILKMPITYTQAVLGSEIEVPTLNGPATLSVPAGSGSSEVFKMRGKGMPDPHGRGHGDLYVQTYIEVPKKLDPKQEELLRDLAEYEHTNVSPHRKSFLESIRDYLFSSNDEKETKKKSS, translated from the coding sequence ATGGCAACAAAAATCGACTATTACGAAGTCCTGGGAGTAGAACGCTCTGCATCGCAGGGTGAAATCTCGAAGGCCTATCGCAAGTTAGCGATCAAGTATCATCCCGATTCAAACCCGGGTGACGAGGACGCCGTCGTTCGCTTTAAGGCTGCCGCCGAAGCTTACGAAGTCCTCAGCGATTCCGATAAACGAGCTCGTTACGACCAGTACGGACACGCCGGTGTCGAAGGTGGCAACCAGCGATCCAGCTTTCACGACGTCGAAGACATCATGGAAGCATTCGGCGATATCTTTGGGGGCGGTGTCTTCAGCGATATCTTCGGCCGGGGCGGCGGCCGCGGTGGTCGCAGACGCGTCCGCAAAGGTGCCGACATCCAAGTTCGTGTCACGCTCGACCTGGAAGAAGCGGCAACCGGCGTTCAACGTGAAATCCAAGTCGATCGCCGAGTCGCGTGTGGACCGTGCAATGGCTCGGGAGCCAAACCTGGATCGCAGCCGGAACCTTGTAACCGTTGCGGTGGCCTAGGACAGGTGGTCCAGCAGGCTGGCATTTTGCGGGTTCAAACGACTTGCCCATCGTGCGGTGGACAAGGAACAATCATCAGCGATCCTTGCCCCGAATGTCGTGGCAATGGGTTCACAACGCGTCGTGTGAACATGGACGTCTCCATTCCGGCCGGGGTCGACGACGGCATGCGTGTTCGTTTGGCAGGTGAAGGTCAGCCCAGCCCTGATGGTGGCCCTCCGGGTGATTGCTACTGTCATATCTCGATCCGCAAACATCGCATCTTTGAACGCGAGGGGGATCACCTGATCCTCAAGATGCCAATTACTTACACCCAGGCAGTCTTGGGTAGCGAGATTGAAGTTCCGACCCTCAACGGTCCCGCAACGCTCAGCGTGCCGGCTGGTTCCGGTTCGTCGGAAGTGTTCAAGATGCGTGGCAAAGGGATGCCTGACCCACACGGTCGCGGGCATGGCGATTTGTACGTGCAGACCTACATCGAGGTCCCCAAGAAGCTCGATCCGAAGCAAGAGGAACTGCTGCGAGACTTAGCCGAGTACGAACATACAAACGTGAGCCCGCATCGCAAGTCGTTCCTGGAATCGATCCGAGACTACTTGTTCTCGTCGAATGACGAAAAAGAAACAAAGAAGAAGTCAAGCTGA
- the groL gene encoding chaperonin GroEL (60 kDa chaperone family; promotes refolding of misfolded polypeptides especially under stressful conditions; forms two stacked rings of heptamers to form a barrel-shaped 14mer; ends can be capped by GroES; misfolded proteins enter the barrel where they are refolded when GroES binds) yields MAKQLLFEDHARSKMLKGIDKLADAVAVTMGPTGRNVIINKSFGGPTVTKDGVTVAKEIELEDRFENMGAKLVNEVASKTSDVAGDGTTTATVLARAIFKEGIRNIVAGSNPTAIRRGIEKAVAAAEDFLLNLAKPVNSKDDVANIGSISANNDRAIGELLAEALHRVGQDGVITVEEGKSRETTVDYVEGMQFDKGYISPYFINRPAEMDVEMEDAYILYHEKKISNLRELIPLLEQVGNTGKPLLIVAEDIEGEALTALVVNRLRGVLNIAAVKAPGFGDRRKAMLADMAVLTGGTVISEDLGITLDKVQLSQLGSAKKINITKDKTTIVEGGGDKKALESRIAQLKRQIEETDSEYDREKYQERLAKLSGGVAVISVGAETEAEMKQTKARVEDALHATRAAVEEGVLPGGGVALVRAIEAVEKARSSARGDEKIGVDIILKALPAPMRQIADNCGIDGNVVVDEVQQKSTNFGYDAYKGEYVDMVKAGVIDPAKVVRTALSNAASIAGLLLTTEALVTNLEKEDGKRAPEGVVR; encoded by the coding sequence GTGGCAAAACAACTGCTTTTCGAGGATCATGCCCGATCCAAGATGCTCAAGGGCATCGACAAGCTGGCCGACGCTGTCGCCGTCACGATGGGCCCAACCGGCCGGAACGTGATCATCAACAAGTCGTTCGGCGGCCCGACCGTTACCAAAGACGGTGTGACCGTAGCCAAGGAAATCGAACTGGAAGACCGGTTCGAAAACATGGGCGCCAAGTTGGTCAACGAAGTCGCCAGCAAGACTTCGGACGTCGCTGGTGACGGTACGACTACCGCCACCGTCTTGGCCCGAGCTATTTTCAAGGAAGGCATCCGCAACATCGTTGCTGGTAGCAATCCAACCGCGATTCGTCGTGGTATTGAAAAGGCCGTCGCTGCAGCTGAAGACTTCCTGCTGAATCTGGCCAAGCCAGTCAACAGCAAGGATGACGTGGCCAACATCGGTAGCATCAGTGCGAACAACGACCGAGCAATCGGCGAACTGTTGGCCGAAGCACTACATCGTGTTGGTCAAGATGGCGTGATCACTGTCGAAGAAGGCAAGAGCCGTGAAACGACCGTCGATTATGTCGAAGGGATGCAGTTCGATAAGGGTTATATCTCCCCTTACTTCATCAACCGTCCAGCCGAAATGGACGTGGAGATGGAAGACGCCTACATCCTGTACCACGAAAAGAAGATCAGTAATCTGCGTGAGCTGATTCCACTTCTCGAACAGGTCGGCAACACCGGCAAGCCGCTGTTGATCGTCGCTGAAGACATCGAAGGGGAAGCACTGACCGCCCTCGTCGTCAACCGTCTGCGTGGTGTGCTGAACATCGCTGCCGTCAAGGCTCCAGGCTTCGGCGATCGCCGCAAGGCAATGCTCGCCGACATGGCCGTTCTGACCGGTGGAACCGTGATTAGCGAAGATCTGGGCATCACGCTCGACAAGGTCCAACTAAGCCAGCTAGGTTCGGCTAAGAAGATCAACATCACCAAGGACAAGACGACTATCGTCGAAGGTGGTGGAGATAAGAAAGCCCTTGAAAGCCGAATTGCTCAGCTGAAGCGGCAGATCGAAGAGACCGACAGCGAATACGATCGCGAAAAGTACCAGGAACGTCTGGCAAAGCTTTCCGGTGGTGTTGCCGTAATCTCGGTCGGTGCCGAAACCGAAGCTGAAATGAAGCAGACCAAGGCCCGTGTTGAAGACGCCCTGCATGCAACTCGTGCTGCGGTCGAAGAAGGCGTTCTCCCAGGGGGTGGTGTTGCTTTGGTCCGTGCGATCGAAGCGGTCGAGAAGGCTCGTTCTTCTGCCCGTGGCGACGAAAAGATCGGCGTCGACATCATCCTCAAGGCTTTGCCTGCTCCAATGCGTCAGATCGCAGACAACTGCGGCATCGACGGCAACGTGGTTGTCGACGAAGTCCAGCAGAAGTCGACGAATTTTGGCTACGACGCTTACAAAGGCGAGTACGTCGACATGGTCAAAGCTGGCGTCATCGATCCTGCCAAGGTTGTGCGGACCGCGCTGAGCAACGCAGCCAGCATCGCTGGTTTGCTGTTGACCACGGAAGCGTTGGTTACCAACCTCGAAAAGGAAGACGGCAAGCGTGCCCCTGAGGGCGTCGTTCGCTAA
- the groES gene encoding co-chaperone GroES, whose amino-acid sequence MAKSLKIRTLDDRIVVQPLEAEETTAGGIVLPDSAQEKPQRGTVLAVGPGKLLDSGSRAELSVAIGDEVIYGKYSGSDIEIDGDEYKILRETEILAKVVND is encoded by the coding sequence ATGGCGAAGAGTCTGAAGATTCGCACTTTGGATGACCGCATCGTTGTTCAGCCGCTGGAAGCGGAAGAAACCACCGCTGGTGGTATCGTTCTGCCTGACTCGGCTCAGGAAAAGCCACAACGTGGTACCGTCCTGGCCGTCGGCCCTGGCAAGCTGTTGGATAGCGGCAGCCGTGCAGAATTGTCGGTTGCTATTGGCGACGAAGTCATCTACGGCAAGTACAGCGGCAGCGATATCGAAATCGATGGAGACGAGTACAAGATCCTTCGCGAGACCGAAATCCTGGCCAAGGTTGTCAACGACTAA
- the groL gene encoding chaperonin GroEL (60 kDa chaperone family; promotes refolding of misfolded polypeptides especially under stressful conditions; forms two stacked rings of heptamers to form a barrel-shaped 14mer; ends can be capped by GroES; misfolded proteins enter the barrel where they are refolded when GroES binds), with the protein MVFGDDARGPLLAGVTKLARAVKSTLGPRGRNAVLDKGWGSPKITKDGVTVAEDIELDDVYENLACQLVKEAASKTNDVAGDGTTTATVLAEGIFREGLKMLAAGADGMALQRGILKAADAVGAAVQKSATKIDEKSKKQIEQIASIAGNNDSTIGKVLAEAFLKVGKDGVITVEEGRGSETTVDFVEGMQFDRGFLSPHFVTDEDSQTVELDDCYILLFEEKISSAKKLVPLLEAISKANKPLLIIAEDVDGEALATLVVNKMRGILNVAAVKAPGYGDRRKAMLGDIATLTGGTAIFKDLGIDLESVKTSNLGRAKKVKLTASDTVMVGGAGKKADIEGRAAQIRNEIEATDSEYDREKLQERLAKLAGGVAQINCGAVTETEMKERKDLLVDAKSATQAALQEGIVPGGGIALLRAEKALKKLDVEGDEKHGAEIVAKVLEYPLRTIAENAGLDGGVVVNRVRQQKKATEGFNADTGNYEDLVDAGVIDPAKVVRTALQNAASVAALLLTTDSLVTDIPSEDEGGDHHDHHDHGGMGGMGGMGMGGMGGMGGMGMPGMM; encoded by the coding sequence ATGGTCTTTGGAGATGACGCACGCGGGCCGCTATTGGCCGGTGTAACGAAGCTGGCACGTGCTGTGAAGAGCACGTTGGGGCCTCGTGGTCGCAATGCCGTTCTGGACAAAGGTTGGGGCTCGCCCAAGATCACGAAGGACGGCGTAACGGTTGCCGAAGACATCGAACTGGATGATGTCTACGAAAACCTGGCCTGCCAGTTGGTCAAGGAAGCCGCCAGCAAAACGAACGACGTCGCTGGCGATGGTACCACCACCGCTACCGTGTTAGCTGAAGGCATTTTTCGTGAAGGTCTTAAGATGCTGGCCGCTGGTGCGGACGGCATGGCCTTGCAGCGTGGCATTCTGAAGGCCGCCGACGCCGTTGGTGCCGCCGTTCAGAAGTCGGCGACCAAGATCGACGAAAAGAGCAAGAAGCAAATCGAACAAATCGCTTCGATCGCTGGTAACAATGATTCGACCATCGGCAAGGTTCTCGCCGAAGCTTTCCTGAAGGTCGGTAAAGACGGTGTTATCACCGTTGAAGAAGGCCGTGGAAGCGAAACGACCGTCGACTTTGTCGAAGGTATGCAGTTCGATCGCGGTTTCCTCTCCCCACACTTCGTCACCGACGAAGATAGCCAAACCGTCGAACTCGACGACTGCTATATCTTGCTGTTCGAGGAAAAGATCTCGTCCGCTAAGAAGCTGGTCCCGCTGCTCGAAGCCATCAGTAAAGCCAACAAGCCACTGCTGATCATTGCTGAAGACGTCGACGGTGAAGCTCTCGCAACGCTGGTCGTCAACAAGATGCGTGGCATCTTGAATGTCGCTGCCGTCAAGGCACCTGGCTACGGCGATCGCCGTAAGGCCATGCTCGGTGACATCGCAACGTTGACCGGCGGTACCGCCATCTTCAAGGACCTCGGTATCGATCTGGAGAGCGTAAAGACCTCGAACCTGGGTCGTGCTAAGAAGGTCAAACTGACCGCCAGCGACACCGTGATGGTCGGTGGTGCCGGCAAGAAGGCTGACATCGAAGGTCGGGCTGCTCAGATCCGTAACGAAATCGAAGCAACCGACAGCGAATACGATCGCGAAAAGCTGCAGGAACGTTTGGCCAAACTGGCCGGTGGCGTCGCTCAGATTAACTGCGGTGCGGTTACCGAAACCGAAATGAAGGAACGTAAGGACCTGTTGGTCGACGCCAAGAGCGCTACCCAGGCCGCCCTGCAAGAAGGTATCGTTCCCGGCGGTGGTATTGCTCTCCTGCGAGCCGAAAAGGCATTGAAGAAGCTGGACGTTGAAGGGGACGAAAAGCACGGTGCCGAGATTGTCGCCAAGGTGCTCGAATATCCACTTCGCACGATTGCTGAAAACGCTGGCCTCGATGGCGGTGTGGTCGTTAATCGAGTTCGCCAGCAGAAGAAGGCCACCGAAGGCTTCAACGCCGATACCGGCAACTACGAAGACCTGGTCGATGCTGGTGTGATCGATCCGGCCAAGGTGGTTCGTACGGCTCTGCAAAACGCTGCGAGTGTGGCTGCTCTGTTGCTGACAACCGATTCGCTGGTCACCGACATTCCTTCGGAAGATGAAGGCGGCGATCACCACGACCACCATGACCATGGCGGCATGGGTGGAATGGGCGGCATGGGCATGGGAGGAATGGGTGGCATGGGCGGCATGGGAATGCCTGGCATGATGTAA
- a CDS encoding M42 family metallopeptidase, translated as MESEPLQFLERMLTTPSPSGYEAPVQAVVREYADKFADKVDTDYHGNVIASVNSGGNVRVMMAGHCDQIGLLVTQIDEMGFIRCQTIGGWDPVQLVGQKMTIWTDEGEVPAVISRKPIHLLTDSERKAAIQLKDLWLDIGAKDQVQAKSLVKIGDPVTLQLGMQKMQNELVFGPKMDDTTGLWVVIEAARRYKQYKEKNCAAFAVSTVQEEIGLRGAKTSAYGIDPHIGIAVDVTHATDCPTIDRGERGEVYLGRGPVIYRGPNMNPKVVSRLMEVAEANDIPYQIAALGKAAPNDSNAIQTTRGGVAAGLVAIPNRYMHSAVETISLEDIDHASTLLAKFLHSIQDDDDFRPGM; from the coding sequence ATGGAGTCCGAGCCGCTACAGTTTCTAGAGCGAATGTTGACCACCCCAAGCCCTTCTGGCTACGAAGCCCCCGTTCAAGCCGTGGTACGGGAATATGCGGACAAGTTCGCGGACAAAGTCGATACCGACTACCACGGCAATGTGATCGCTTCGGTGAATTCCGGTGGAAATGTTCGTGTAATGATGGCCGGGCACTGCGATCAGATTGGACTGCTGGTAACGCAGATCGACGAAATGGGGTTCATTCGCTGCCAAACGATTGGGGGCTGGGATCCTGTGCAGCTCGTTGGTCAGAAGATGACGATCTGGACTGACGAAGGGGAAGTCCCAGCGGTAATCTCTCGAAAACCAATTCACTTATTAACCGACTCCGAGCGCAAAGCGGCAATCCAGCTGAAAGACTTGTGGCTCGATATCGGGGCAAAAGATCAGGTTCAAGCCAAGTCATTGGTCAAGATTGGCGATCCAGTCACGCTGCAACTTGGCATGCAGAAGATGCAGAACGAACTTGTGTTCGGCCCCAAAATGGATGACACCACGGGTTTGTGGGTCGTGATCGAAGCAGCACGACGCTACAAACAATACAAAGAGAAGAACTGCGCTGCATTCGCGGTTTCGACCGTCCAAGAAGAAATCGGCCTTCGGGGTGCCAAGACAAGTGCGTATGGAATCGATCCGCACATCGGGATTGCGGTCGATGTTACCCATGCCACCGATTGCCCCACCATCGATCGGGGCGAACGAGGTGAAGTTTACTTGGGACGTGGTCCGGTCATCTATCGTGGACCGAACATGAACCCCAAAGTTGTCAGCCGCCTGATGGAAGTCGCTGAGGCCAACGACATCCCCTACCAGATTGCTGCACTAGGGAAAGCGGCCCCGAACGATTCGAACGCGATTCAGACTACCCGCGGTGGTGTGGCCGCTGGCCTGGTCGCGATACCGAATCGTTATATGCACAGTGCCGTCGAAACGATCTCGCTGGAAGATATCGACCACGCGTCCACCCTTTTGGCGAAGTTTCTCCACAGCATTCAGGATGACGACGACTTCCGCCCTGGCATGTAG
- a CDS encoding bifunctional GNAT family N-acetyltransferase/carbon-nitrogen hydrolase family protein, with protein sequence MEPIDLKEYEWKTVLRQMRIEDYEALVEMQLACFPGMEPWRRDHIESQIQVFPKGQLVIEIDGQIAASSGSMILQYEPNLAWHNWKAISDNGYIRNHNPKGDTLYGIELMVHPEFRGLKLARRLYDARKELCREMNLARMIIGGRIPGYHKFAEKMSAREYVERVVAKAEYDPVLTAQTSNGFALQGLISNYLPSDQASCGYATFLEWRNLDYRSGAKRRFHHLVEPIRITTVQYEMRSIRSFDEFAQQCDFFLDVASDYKSDFILFPELFTTQLLSCVEPTRPGLAARRLAEFTTDYLEFFSERAIKFNVNVIGGSHFVLENDTLYNIAYLFGRDGSIGKQYKIHITPSERKWWGIEPGHKVEVFDTDCGRVAIQICYDIEFPELTRIAANKGAEMIFVPYNTDTRHGYLRVKTCAQARCVENQVYVATSGCTGNLPFVENADIHYAQSGIYTPCDAEFARDGVAAECNPNVETIVIHDVDLELLRRHRLEGSVQNWNDRRKDLYQVRYQEDGEAKHV encoded by the coding sequence ATGGAACCGATCGACCTGAAGGAATACGAGTGGAAAACCGTTCTGCGGCAGATGCGGATCGAAGACTACGAGGCCCTGGTCGAAATGCAGTTGGCTTGCTTCCCCGGAATGGAGCCGTGGCGTCGCGACCATATCGAAAGTCAGATTCAGGTCTTTCCGAAAGGGCAATTGGTCATTGAAATCGATGGTCAGATTGCGGCCTCGTCGGGCAGTATGATCCTGCAATATGAGCCCAACCTGGCCTGGCACAACTGGAAAGCGATCTCCGATAACGGTTATATCCGCAACCACAATCCGAAGGGGGATACGCTCTATGGGATCGAGCTGATGGTTCATCCCGAGTTCCGCGGCTTGAAGTTGGCCCGACGATTGTACGATGCTCGCAAAGAACTTTGCCGTGAAATGAATCTCGCTCGGATGATCATCGGAGGACGCATCCCTGGTTATCACAAGTTCGCTGAAAAAATGTCAGCACGTGAGTACGTGGAACGCGTTGTCGCTAAGGCAGAGTACGATCCTGTGCTGACCGCCCAAACGTCCAACGGTTTTGCCCTGCAAGGATTGATCTCGAACTATCTCCCCAGTGACCAAGCATCTTGCGGCTATGCGACGTTCCTAGAGTGGCGGAATCTCGATTACCGATCTGGTGCCAAGCGGCGATTTCATCACTTGGTCGAACCGATCCGGATCACAACGGTTCAGTACGAAATGCGATCAATTCGTTCCTTCGACGAATTCGCCCAACAGTGTGATTTCTTTCTGGACGTTGCCTCTGATTATAAGTCCGACTTCATTCTCTTCCCCGAACTGTTTACGACGCAGTTACTGTCATGCGTCGAGCCGACCCGCCCTGGATTGGCGGCACGTCGGTTGGCGGAGTTCACGACAGACTATCTCGAGTTCTTCTCCGAGCGAGCGATTAAATTCAACGTGAACGTGATCGGCGGAAGTCACTTCGTCCTAGAGAACGACACGCTGTACAACATTGCTTACCTGTTTGGACGTGATGGTTCGATTGGCAAACAGTACAAGATTCACATCACGCCAAGTGAACGGAAATGGTGGGGGATCGAACCGGGACACAAAGTCGAAGTCTTCGATACCGACTGTGGTCGGGTTGCCATTCAGATTTGTTACGACATCGAGTTCCCCGAACTGACTCGCATCGCGGCCAATAAAGGAGCCGAGATGATCTTCGTGCCCTATAACACCGATACACGCCACGGCTACTTGCGGGTAAAGACTTGTGCCCAGGCTCGTTGTGTTGAGAACCAGGTTTACGTTGCAACCTCTGGCTGCACGGGTAATCTCCCATTCGTGGAGAATGCCGACATTCACTACGCCCAGTCAGGCATCTATACGCCTTGTGATGCTGAGTTTGCCCGCGATGGGGTGGCCGCGGAATGCAATCCAAACGTTGAGACAATTGTCATTCACGACGTCGACCTGGAGCTTCTGCGGCGGCACCGCTTGGAGGGATCGGTGCAGAATTGGAACGACCGCCGCAAGGATTTGTATCAAGTTCGCTACCAGGAAGATGGCGAAGCGAAGCACGTTTAA